GCCCTTCTCTATCAGCAATCGGGACATCCGGGACTCGCCCTTGCCCTCTATCGGAAGCTTTTGATCCTTCGCCCGAATGACCCCGAGGCAATCGCCAATATCCATCGCCTCGAAGTCACGCACTAAAGGCTAAAACCGCTCATCCGCAGAAGGCCCATACAACGCAGGCACCAATGCCTCTTTCAGCCGCAGATATACCGTCAACTGGCCACGATGATGTGCCCAGTGCGTCAGCATTCCATGCTGGATGTTGATGTACCGTGGTTCTTCACTGATCAGATGCCCGTGGGCCTTTAGTCTCCAGTTCGTCATCAGGTGTTCATCGGTTGTCGACTCAAGAGCTGCACGCGCCTTCTTCAAGCTCTCATCAAACAGAGCAACAAGCTCTGATGTTTTGGTCCACTCAAAGGGCTTGAATTGCTTCTCCGGTTCCACAGGAGCGAAGTCCAACTCGTCCTGATTAATCATCGTCTCGATCCAACTCGGCATCGAAGCCACCAGCGATGCTAGATAGCCCAGCTTCATCGACTTCTCATGCGGAACCCAGTCATTCTGTCCCTCGGGAACCCGCTCCAATGCCTTCCTTGTTCCTGCTTCGTCCCGCTTCAGTGTCTCCAGAAAAAGCTCTTTTAGTT
This portion of the Edaphobacter sp. 4G125 genome encodes:
- a CDS encoding DinB family protein — protein: MKSTKARTDVQLKELFLETLKRDEAGTRKALERVPEGQNDWVPHEKSMKLGYLASLVASMPSWIETMINQDELDFAPVEPEKQFKPFEWTKTSELVALFDESLKKARAALESTTDEHLMTNWRLKAHGHLISEEPRYINIQHGMLTHWAHHRGQLTVYLRLKEALVPALYGPSADERF